The genomic window CGTACCGACTGGATGGCGCAGCTCGTCCGCTCGGTCACCTCGTCGGGCGCCGCGCAGGTCGCCGTCCCCGACATCACAATCGGCGTCCCGGACCCGACTCCCGCGCCCGACGCCCCGGCCGGCTGAGCGGCCCCGACGGAGTGTCGGAGACCCCGGGTACCCTGGAGTCGATGACTACCGCAACGCTTCCCCCCGCCTCCGACGCCGACCTGGCCGTCCTGCAGTCGCAGCTCGGCCGTGTACCGCGCGGCGTCGTGGGGATCGCCGCGCGCTGCGTGTGCGGCAATCCGACCGTGGTGGCGACCTCGCCGCGTCTCGACGACGGCAGCCCGTTCCCCACGTTCTACTACCTCACCCACCCCGCCGCGACGGCGGCGATGTCGGTGCTCGAGGCGGGGCACGTCATGAAGGAGTTCTCCGACGAGCTCGCCGAAGACGAAGAGCTGCAACAGCAGTACCGCGCGGCCCACGAGGCTTACCTCCGCGACCGCGCAGCGTACGGCGAGCCCGAAGAGATCGCCGGCATCTCGGCCGGGGGCATGCCCACGCGCGTGAAGTGCTTGCACGCCCTGGCGGGGCACGCGCTCGCGGCCGGCCCCGGCGTCAATCCGATCGGCGACCGCGCCCTCGCGCGCGGCACCTGGTCGCCCGAGCGGTGCCAGTGCGAAAGCCCCGGGACCGGCGGATGAAGCGCGTCGTCGCCGTCGTGGCATCCGTCCTTCTCGTGACGGTGCTGAGTGGCGCGACGACCATGCCCGCGGCGGCCGTGTCGGTCCCGGCGTCGGTCAGTCCGCAGGCGCCCGCCAATCCTGTGCCTGAGGATCCGACGGACTCGGTCCGGGCGGGCGAGTACTGGCTCGACCAGTACGGCGTCCGAGAGGCCTGGAAGACGACGCGCGGCGCGGGGCAGAAGATCGCCGTCATCGACACCGGGATCGGGCGCGGTCCCGCCGAGTTCAACGGAGCCGTCGCGGGTGGCACCGACGTCTCGGGCGTGGGGGCCGCCGACGGACGCACCCCTGTCGGTGCCGTCGACGCGAACCACGGCAGCTGGGTGGCCTCTCTCGCCGCGGCGCGCGGCACCGGCAACGGTCGCGGCATGATCGGCGTGGCGCCCGAAGCCGAGCTGCTGTCCATCTCGGTCGGCTTCGGTGCTGCGAGCACCAAGCCCTTCACCGACCAGATCGCGGACGCCATCCGCTGGGCGGTCGACAACGGTGCGACTGTCATCAATATGTCCTTGACGACCAACACCCTCGACTGGGACACCAGCTGGGATACCGCTTTCGAGTACGCCTTCGACCACGACGTCGTGATCGTGGTGGCCGCGGGCAACCGGGGGAGCGGCACCGACCGCGTCGGCGCCCCGGCCACCATTCCGGGGGTGCTCGCCGTGGGAGGCGTCGACCCGACCGGCGCGGCGAGCAACGACGCGTCGACGCAGGGCATCACCATCGGGCTCTCCGCCCCGAGCGAGCGGCTCATCGGCGTCTCGGCCGACGGCACCCTGGTGCAGTGGAACGGAACGAGTGGCGCCGCCCCGATCGTCGCCGGCATCGCCGCTCTCGTCCGCGCCGCGCATCCGGGAATGGATGCCGACAACGTCCTCAACCGCCTGATCCAGACAGCGAAGCCGGCCGCGGGCGCCTCCGCGCGGCCCGACAAGCTCTACGGATACGGTCTGGTGGATGCCGCGGCCGCCGTGTCGGCGCGGGTCGAGACCGTGTCGGAGAACCCGCTGGGTAGCCTCGAGGAATGGATCCGGCTGTACCGCCGGGCGGACGCGCAGCCGTCGCCCGAGCCGAGCTCGACCCCGGTCGTCATCCCCCCGCTGCCGCCGATCGAAGCCGCGCCGGCGGCGGGCTCGCCCCTGCTACCGTCTCGCGATAGCGTTCTGTACGGATCGCTGCCGCTCGGTGCCGCCACACTGGCCGCTATAATGATTGCGCTCGGTGTCACTGCTGCTGCCCGGCGAATCCGACAGGCGCGCGTCTCCCGCGAGCCGAGCCGCACCACAAACGAGGAGTCCCTCACATCGTGACCACTACCGTGCCCAGAATCCTCATCGTCGGTGGGGGCTATGCAGGTTTCTACACCGCCTGGAAGCTCGAGAAGCTCCTCGGCCGTAACGAAGCCGACGTCACGCTCGTCGACCCGCTGCCGTACATGACGTATCAGCCCTTCCTCCCCGAGGTCGCTGCGGGCGAGATCGAGCCGCGCCACGTCGTGGTGGGCCTTCGCCGCCACCTCAAGCGCACGACGGTCATCGCGGGCAAGATCACGGGCATCTCGCACGCGACCAAGACCGCGACGATCACGCCGATCGCCGGTGACGAGACCTTCGAGCAGAGCTACGACCACATCGTCGTGACCGCCGGTGCCGTCTCGCGCACCTTCCCGATCCCCGGCATCGCCGACAACGCGATCGGACTCAAGACGATCGAAGAGGCCGTCGCCATCCGCGACCGCCTCACGTCGAACTTCGACAAGGCGTCGGTGCTGCCGGCCGGCCCCGAGCGCGACCGTCTGCTGACCGTCGTGGTCGTCGGCGGCGGATTCGCCGGTATCGAGGTCTTCGCCGAGCTCCGTGCCTACGCGTCGTCGCTGCTGAAGCAGTACCCGACCCTGTCGTTCGACGACACGCACTTCCACCTCATCGAGGCCATGGGGCGCATCATGCCCGAGGTCTCGCAGAAGACGAGCGAGTGGGTTCTCGCCGACCTCGCGAAGAAGGGTGCCTTCGTGCACCTCGACACGCAGGTCAAGGGTGCCGTCGACGGCATCGTCGAGCTCTCCACCGGTGAGAACCTCCCGACCGACCTGATCATCTGGACGGCCGGAGTCATGGCCAACCCCACGGTCGTCCGTGGCAGCGACCTCCCCGTCGAAGAGCGCGGTCGTATCCGCACCCGCCCCGACCTGCGCGTCGGAACCGACGACGAAATCGTCGAGGGTGCCTGGGCCGCCGGCGACGTTTCAGCGGTTCCCGACCTCTCGGGTGGCGGTGTCGGCGGTTTCTGCGTCCCCAACGCGCAGCACGCGGTGCGCCAGGGCAAGCTCATGGCCAAGAACCTCGTGGCCGTCCTTCGCGGCGAAGAGCCCAAGGAGTACAACCACAAGAACCTCGGCGCCGTCGCCGGCCTGGGCCTGTACAACGGTGCGTTCCAGTCGGGCAACATCGCTCTGACCGGTCTCATCGCGTGGTTCGCCCACCGTGGGTACCACGGCCTGGCCATGCCCACGTGGGAGCGCAAGTTCCGCGTGGTCGGCGACTGGATGCAGAACTTCTTCCACGGTCGCGAGGTCGTCAACCTCGAGGCCGTTCAGAAGCCGCGCGCCGCGTTCGAGGAGTTCGCCGCGCGTCCGCGTCCGGCTGCTCCCGCCGCCGAGGCCCCCGCGGCTCCGGCCGAGAAGAAGGCCGAGCCCGTCGTAGCCAAGTAAGCCCTCGTTCGAGACCCCCGCGCCCTGGGTGCGGGGGTCTCGTCGTTTCCGGATGCCGCGGGGCGACGTGCCCGCGCCGTCGTGCGCTTCGCCGGTCGAGGCGCCGGGTTGCGGGGTCCGCGCGTCGGGGTGGCTGTGCCGGGCGTGCGTGGTCGGGGCGGTGCGGCGTCTCGTCGTGGCCCCGGGGCCACCTACGACGCCCCGGGGCCACTTTCGCCGCCCCATAACGGGTGAGGAACCTCGCGCGCCGGGCGCACGGCCGCCCCGCGATACGGTGGAGGCTCGGGCCCCCGTAGCCCAATGGCAGAGGCAGGCGACTTAAAATCGCTTCAGTGTGGGTTCGAGTCCCACCGGGGGTACCAGTGCTCCGTCTCGTGGACATCGCCTGGGAGTCCCGGCCACTGCCCGTAACGCGGTGCGGCCCGCGGTTACACTGAAGGGCAACCTCTCGAACGGAGTGTGGGGACTTATGTGGGAGTGGCTCGTACCGGTCATCGTGATCGTCGGCATCCTGATCATCGCCGGCATCTACCTGTGGGCCACCTACAACGCCCTCGTCGCGCTGAACGTGCGCGTCGACGAGGCGTGGAGTGACATCACGGTCCAGCTCAAGCGACGCGCCGACCTGCTGCCCAACCTCATCGAGACGGTGAAGGGGTACGCGGCTCACGAGAAGGCCGTGTTCGAGAACGTCACGCGCGCCCGCGCCGAGACGCTCTCGGCGCAGAGCCCTGCCGAGGCCGGTGTCGCCGAGGGCCACATGCAGCAGGCGCTGAAGTCGCTGTTCGCGGTCGCCGAGGCGTACCCGCAGCTCCAGGCCAGCCAGAACTTCCTGCAGCTCCAGCACTCGATCGTCGACACCGAGGACAAGATCCAGGCGTCGCGCCGGTTCTACAACGGCGGAGTGCGCGAGCTGAACACCAAGATCAAGGTGTTCCCCAACAACCTCTTCGCCCGTCAGCTCGGCTTCCACGAGCGGGAGTTCTTCGAGGTCATCGACGGCGCCGCGATCGCCGAACCGCCCCGCGTGCAGTTCTGACGAATCGCGCCCTTTCCGCTTCGGCAGAGGCGGCGCGTTTCAGTTCGTACGGCCATCGGGGTGGTCGTGCCGCTCTGCCCGGAGAGCCCCGGCGAGTTCTTCGGCGGCATCGCCCCACCGCGACACGGTGACGCGGTCCAGACCCTGCCAGCGCGCTGCCGCGAGCAGTTCGGCGGCGACGCGCTCGGCGGCATCCCGGGGAGCATCCTGCTCCCACCACGCGGACTGCACGCGCAGGGCGCTCGACGCGCGATCGGCCTTGAGGTCCACCCGGCCGACCACGTCGTCTCCGACGAGGACGGGCAGCGAGTAGTACCCGAACCGGCGTTGTGGGGCCGGTGTGTAGATCTCGATGCGGTAGTCGAAGTCGAACAGACGCTCGGCGCGGTTGCGGAACCACACCACCGGGTCGAACGGGGTGAGGATCGCCGTGGCATCCACTCTGCGGGGGCGCGCGGCGTCGCGGTGCAGCCACGCCTTGGCGGGGCGAGCGGCGATCGCCCAGCCGTCGACCTCGACGGGGATCAGCTCTCCGTCGTCGACGAGATCGCGGATCGCGGCCATCACCGCCGGACGATCGCGGATGCGCCAGTAATCGGCCAGGTCGGCGGCCGTCGCGACGCCGTAGGCCACAGCGGCGCGGCGCACCAGCTCGGCGATCGCCTGGGCACGGGGGACGGCGGTCTGTAGGGCCTCGGAGGGCAGGACGTCGGATGCCAGGGCGTAGCGGCGCTCGAAACCGCGCCGCCCCGCGATGGCCACCTCTCCGAACAGCCACAGGCGTTCCAGGCCGTTCTTGACGTCGTCCCAGCCCCACCACGACCCACGCGACCCGCTGCGCGCGTCGTGATCGATCTCTGCCGGGCGCAGCGGGCCGCGGTCGGCGAGCTCGCCGCGGAGCCACTGCAGAAGGGGCTGATTGGCCTCGGCCCAGGCATCGTGCCCGTACTTCGCCCGCAGATCGTCGCGGCGGAACTGCAGCAGCGGCCAGTCGTCGACCGACACCAGCGAGGCGACGTGCGCCCACGACTCCACCCACGACGGACGCCGGGCGAAGGCCAGCTTGTCGAGCAGGGCCGTGTCGTAGGCGCCGAGGCGCGCGAATAGCGGCATGTAGTGCGAGCGCGAGAAGACGTTGACGGAGTCGATCTGAAGGATGCGCATGCGGTGCAGAGCGCTGGTGATCTGCCGGGTGCCGACGGTGCCGGGCCGGGGGCGGGCGAAGCCCTGGGCGGCCAAGGCGATGCGGCGGGCGTCGGCGCGACGGAGCGTCGTGGTCATGTCTGTCACCGTATCGGCCACCTCCGACATGCTCGGCGGTGCATGTCGGAGGGCGGCGGTAGGCTGACGGGATGAGCGACACTGATCCCGAACCTCGCGGATCGTTCCTCGACGCCCTCAAGCGGCGCACGCTTTCAAGCGACCTGCAACCGCCGGTGCCTCCGGCGCTGCGGCAGGCCACGGCCTATGCCTGGCGCCTGCTCGTGATCGCGGCCGCCCTGGCCGTCGTGGTGTTCGTGGTCATCCAGCTGAAGCTGCTGGTCGTGCCGCTGCTCATCGCGATCCTCGTCACCGCGCTGGTGTGGCCGGCCTTCTCGTTCCTGCAGCGCCACCGGTGGCCGAAGTGGCTGGCCATCGTCGTTACGGTCCTCGGTACCATCGCCGTCATCTCGGGGTTGGTCTGGCTGGCCGTCTGGCAGATCACGCGAGAGTTCGGTTCGGTGCGTCAGCGCACCGTCGAAGCCATCTCGCAGTTCCGCCAGTACCTCATCGACGGTCCGCTCCACCTGAGCGCCCAGCAGATCGATGACGGGCTCCGACAGGCGGGCACCTTCCTGCAGCAGCAGGCGGAGGTGCTCTGGACCGGCGCTCTGGCGATCGGCACCACGATCGGTCACGTCGGAACCGGCGTGCTCCTGACGCTGTTCATCCTCCTCTGCCTGCTCGCCGACGGCGCCGGCATCTGGCGCTGGACGACCCGGTTGTTCCCGCGCGTCGCGCGTCCCGCCGTCGACGGAGCCGGTCGCGCGGGGTGGCGCACCGTGAAGAGCTACGCGCGCACGCAGCTGCTCGTCGCCACGATCGACGCGATCGGTATCGGCCTGGGTGCCTTCCTGCTGGGTGTGCCGCTGTCGATCCCCATCGCCGTCCTTGTGTTCCTCGGCGCGTTCATCCCCTTCGTCGGCGCCGTCGCCACGGGAGCCCTCGCCGTCTTCATCGCGCTGGTCTACAACGGTCCGCTCATCGCCCTGTTCATGCTCATCGTCGTGTTGGCCGTGCAGCAGATCGAGAGCCACATCCTGCAGCCGATCCTCATGGGCTCCGCAGTGAAGGTGCACCCCCTCGCGGTCGTGCTCGTGGTGGCGGGCGGCGCGATGGTCGGCGGCATCGCCGGAGCGCTCTTCGCGGTGCCGCTCGCCGCATTCGTGAACGTCGTCGCCGTCTATCTGAGCACCAAGGCGTGGAAGCGCGACGGTGAGGTTTTGGCATCCCCGGATCTGATCTGGCGGACCGTCCCGCGCGAGCGCGGAAGGAGATCATGAACGACACTCCCACCCTGGCCGAGTTCGAAGATGCCGCGCAGAACCTGCGCGGCATCATCACGCGAACCCCGCTCGATGAGTCGCTGCACCTGACCGAGCTCCTCGGCGTGCCGGTGAGCCTCAAGCTCGAGAACCTCCAGCGCACCGGTTCGTTCAAGATCCGCGGCGCGACCTACCGCCTCTCGCGTCTCACGGCCGAGGAGCGCGCGCGCGGCGTCGTCGCGGCATCCGCGGGCAATCACGCTCAGGGCGTGGCCCTGGCCGCGCAGCAGCTCGGCATCGCGGCGACGATCTTCATGCCGTTGGGCGTGCCCGTGCCCAAGCTCCTTGCCACGCGAGGGTATGGCGCCGAGGTGATCCTCGAGGGCGCGACCGTCGAGACGCCGCTCCGCCTTGCCGCTGAGTTCGCCGAGCGCACGGGAGCCGTGCTGATCCACCCCTTCGACCACCGCGACATCGTCGTGGGTCAAGGGACGCTGGGCCTCGAGCTGGTCGAGGACATGCCCGACCTCGAGACGGTCATCGTCGGGATCGGCGGGGGAGGGCTCGCCGCGGGCGTCGCCGCCGCGGTGAAGGCCCGGGCGGCCGCCGAGGGGCGCGAGGTCCGCATCATCGGCGTGCAGGCGCACAACTCCGCCGCCTACCCCTCGTCGCTCGCCGCGGGATACCCCATGCAGGTCGAGACGACGCCGACGATCGCCGACGGCATCGCCGTCGCCCGCCCCGGTGACCTGCCCTTCGAACTGATCCGCCAGTACGTCGACGAGGTCGTCACCGTGACCGAGGACGACATCGCGCGAGCGCTCCTCGTCCTCCTCGAGCGCGCCAAGCAGGTCGTCGAACCGGCGGGGGCCGTGGGTGTCGCCGCGATCCTGGCGGGCAAGGTGAAAGCGACCGGCCCGACCGTCACGATCCTCTCGGGGGGCAACATCGACCCCCTCCTGCTGCAACGGGTCGTGGCGCATGGGCTCTCGGCATCCGGTCGCTACATGTCCCTGCGCATTCCGCTGCCCGACCGCCCGGGCCAGCTCGCTCGGGTGTCCGAGCTGCTCGCCGGCGTGGGCGCCAACGTGATCGAGGTGCTGCATACGCGCCACGGTCAGGGACTGCAGATCAGCGAGGTGATCCTGCAGCTGAGCGTCGAGACGCGCGGTGAGGAACACCGCGCTCTGGTCATCCAGACGCTCGAGG from Microbacterium testaceum includes these protein-coding regions:
- a CDS encoding winged helix-turn-helix domain-containing protein; this translates as MTTTLRRADARRIALAAQGFARPRPGTVGTRQITSALHRMRILQIDSVNVFSRSHYMPLFARLGAYDTALLDKLAFARRPSWVESWAHVASLVSVDDWPLLQFRRDDLRAKYGHDAWAEANQPLLQWLRGELADRGPLRPAEIDHDARSGSRGSWWGWDDVKNGLERLWLFGEVAIAGRRGFERRYALASDVLPSEALQTAVPRAQAIAELVRRAAVAYGVATAADLADYWRIRDRPAVMAAIRDLVDDGELIPVEVDGWAIAARPAKAWLHRDAARPRRVDATAILTPFDPVVWFRNRAERLFDFDYRIEIYTPAPQRRFGYYSLPVLVGDDVVGRVDLKADRASSALRVQSAWWEQDAPRDAAERVAAELLAAARWQGLDRVTVSRWGDAAEELAGALRAERHDHPDGRTN
- a CDS encoding LemA family protein; translation: MWEWLVPVIVIVGILIIAGIYLWATYNALVALNVRVDEAWSDITVQLKRRADLLPNLIETVKGYAAHEKAVFENVTRARAETLSAQSPAEAGVAEGHMQQALKSLFAVAEAYPQLQASQNFLQLQHSIVDTEDKIQASRRFYNGGVRELNTKIKVFPNNLFARQLGFHEREFFEVIDGAAIAEPPRVQF
- a CDS encoding DUF501 domain-containing protein → MTTATLPPASDADLAVLQSQLGRVPRGVVGIAARCVCGNPTVVATSPRLDDGSPFPTFYYLTHPAATAAMSVLEAGHVMKEFSDELAEDEELQQQYRAAHEAYLRDRAAYGEPEEIAGISAGGMPTRVKCLHALAGHALAAGPGVNPIGDRALARGTWSPERCQCESPGTGG
- a CDS encoding S8 family serine peptidase, with the translated sequence MKRVVAVVASVLLVTVLSGATTMPAAAVSVPASVSPQAPANPVPEDPTDSVRAGEYWLDQYGVREAWKTTRGAGQKIAVIDTGIGRGPAEFNGAVAGGTDVSGVGAADGRTPVGAVDANHGSWVASLAAARGTGNGRGMIGVAPEAELLSISVGFGAASTKPFTDQIADAIRWAVDNGATVINMSLTTNTLDWDTSWDTAFEYAFDHDVVIVVAAGNRGSGTDRVGAPATIPGVLAVGGVDPTGAASNDASTQGITIGLSAPSERLIGVSADGTLVQWNGTSGAAPIVAGIAALVRAAHPGMDADNVLNRLIQTAKPAAGASARPDKLYGYGLVDAAAAVSARVETVSENPLGSLEEWIRLYRRADAQPSPEPSSTPVVIPPLPPIEAAPAAGSPLLPSRDSVLYGSLPLGAATLAAIMIALGVTAAARRIRQARVSREPSRTTNEESLTS
- a CDS encoding AI-2E family transporter encodes the protein MSDTDPEPRGSFLDALKRRTLSSDLQPPVPPALRQATAYAWRLLVIAAALAVVVFVVIQLKLLVVPLLIAILVTALVWPAFSFLQRHRWPKWLAIVVTVLGTIAVISGLVWLAVWQITREFGSVRQRTVEAISQFRQYLIDGPLHLSAQQIDDGLRQAGTFLQQQAEVLWTGALAIGTTIGHVGTGVLLTLFILLCLLADGAGIWRWTTRLFPRVARPAVDGAGRAGWRTVKSYARTQLLVATIDAIGIGLGAFLLGVPLSIPIAVLVFLGAFIPFVGAVATGALAVFIALVYNGPLIALFMLIVVLAVQQIESHILQPILMGSAVKVHPLAVVLVVAGGAMVGGIAGALFAVPLAAFVNVVAVYLSTKAWKRDGEVLASPDLIWRTVPRERGRRS
- the ilvA gene encoding threonine ammonia-lyase, producing the protein MNDTPTLAEFEDAAQNLRGIITRTPLDESLHLTELLGVPVSLKLENLQRTGSFKIRGATYRLSRLTAEERARGVVAASAGNHAQGVALAAQQLGIAATIFMPLGVPVPKLLATRGYGAEVILEGATVETPLRLAAEFAERTGAVLIHPFDHRDIVVGQGTLGLELVEDMPDLETVIVGIGGGGLAAGVAAAVKARAAAEGREVRIIGVQAHNSAAYPSSLAAGYPMQVETTPTIADGIAVARPGDLPFELIRQYVDEVVTVTEDDIARALLVLLERAKQVVEPAGAVGVAAILAGKVKATGPTVTILSGGNIDPLLLQRVVAHGLSASGRYMSLRIPLPDRPGQLARVSELLAGVGANVIEVLHTRHGQGLQISEVILQLSVETRGEEHRALVIQTLEDAGFVATVVPN
- a CDS encoding NAD(P)/FAD-dependent oxidoreductase, which translates into the protein MTTTVPRILIVGGGYAGFYTAWKLEKLLGRNEADVTLVDPLPYMTYQPFLPEVAAGEIEPRHVVVGLRRHLKRTTVIAGKITGISHATKTATITPIAGDETFEQSYDHIVVTAGAVSRTFPIPGIADNAIGLKTIEEAVAIRDRLTSNFDKASVLPAGPERDRLLTVVVVGGGFAGIEVFAELRAYASSLLKQYPTLSFDDTHFHLIEAMGRIMPEVSQKTSEWVLADLAKKGAFVHLDTQVKGAVDGIVELSTGENLPTDLIIWTAGVMANPTVVRGSDLPVEERGRIRTRPDLRVGTDDEIVEGAWAAGDVSAVPDLSGGGVGGFCVPNAQHAVRQGKLMAKNLVAVLRGEEPKEYNHKNLGAVAGLGLYNGAFQSGNIALTGLIAWFAHRGYHGLAMPTWERKFRVVGDWMQNFFHGREVVNLEAVQKPRAAFEEFAARPRPAAPAAEAPAAPAEKKAEPVVAK